From Caretta caretta isolate rCarCar2 chromosome 3, rCarCar1.hap1, whole genome shotgun sequence, a single genomic window includes:
- the LOC142071355 gene encoding uncharacterized protein LOC142071355, with protein sequence MMESQNRKRAPAWTEREVRDQIAVWGEESVLSELCSSFRNAKTFVKISQGMKDRGHNRDPKQCCVKLKELRQAYQKTREANSRSGSEPQTCRFYDELHAILGGSATTTPAVLFDSFNGDGGNTEAGFGDKEDDDDEEVVDSSQQASGETGFPDSQELFLTLEPVPPEPTQGCLLDPAGGEGTSAACVSMITGSSPSQRLVKLRKKKKRTHDEMFSELMLSSHTDRAQTNAWRQIMSECRKAQNDREERWRAEESKWRAEESKWRAEDRAEAQMWRQRDERRQDSMLRLLQDQTSMLQCMVELQQRQLEHRLPLLPLCNQPPSSPSSIVSTPRRPRTRWGGLRPTSHSTTEDCPKKRRLSFNKF encoded by the exons atgatggagtcccagaatcgcaaaagagctccagcatggaccgaacgggaggtacgggatcagatcgctgtttggggagaggaatccgtgctatcagaactctgttccagttttcgaaatgccaaaacctttgtgaaaatctcccagggcatgaaggacagaggccataacagggacccgaagcagtgctgcgtgaaactgaaggagctgaggcaagcctaccagaaaaccagagaggcgaacagccgctctgggtcagagccccaaacatgccgcttctatgatgagctgcatgccattttagggggttcagccaccactaccccagccgtgttgtttgactccttcaatggagatggaggcaatacggaagcaggttttggggacaaagaagatgatgatgatgaggaggttgtagatagctcacagcaagcaagcggagaaaccggttttcccgacagccaggaactgtttctcaccctagagccagtaccccccgaacccacccaaggctgcctcctggacccagcaggcggagaagggacctctg ctgcatgtgtttcaatgatcacaggatcttctccttcccagaggctagtgaagcttagaaagaaaaaaaaacgcactcacgatgaaatgttctccgagctcatgctgtcctcccacactgacagagcacagacgaatgcgtggaggcaaataatgtcagagtgcaggaaagcacaaaatgaccgggaggagaggtggcgggctgaagagagtaagtggcgggctgaagagagtaagtggcgggctgaagacagggctgaagctcaaatgtggcggcagcgtgatgagaggaggcaggattcaatgctgaggctgctgcaggaccaaaccagtatgctccagtgtatggttgagctgcagcaaaggcagctggagcacagactgccactgctgcccctctgtaaccaaccgccctcctccccaagttccatagtctccacacccagacgcccaagaacgcggtgggggggcctccggccaaccagccactccaccacagaggattgcccaaaaaaaagaaggctgtcattcaataaattttaa